A region of uncultured Desulfobacter sp. DNA encodes the following proteins:
- the gdhA gene encoding NADP-specific glutamate dehydrogenase, which yields MESIMDIVKGRDPYEKEFHQAVHEVAESVKPVLDKNPEYRHAGIMERIVEPERVIQFRVPWVDDQGRVQVNRGFRIQMNSAIGPYKGGLRFHPSVNLSILKFLAFEQVFKNALTTLPMGGGKGGSDFDPKGKSDFEVMRFCQSFMTELYRHIGHNTDVPAGDIGVGGREIGYLFGMYKKLKNEFSGVLTGKALNWGGSLIRPEATGYGSVFFADEMLATRNDNLKDKICLVSGSGNVAQYTTEKINHLGGKVVTLSDSSGYIYDEEGIDENRLQWIMYLKNVKRARIKEYVEKYPKARYTPVDGSLDHNPLWDHKADCAFPSATQNEINAKDAQNLVNNGVFLVCEGANMPSTPEAINIFLDHKLLYTPGKASNAGGVAVSGLEMSQNSMRIKWSRDEVEAKLKGIMQSIHHACLDAAEEYGTPGNYVNGANIAGFVKVADAMMDHGIV from the coding sequence ATGGAATCCATCATGGACATTGTCAAAGGCAGAGACCCTTATGAAAAAGAATTCCACCAGGCGGTTCACGAGGTAGCGGAATCCGTAAAACCCGTGCTTGATAAAAATCCGGAATACCGGCATGCAGGCATCATGGAGCGTATAGTGGAACCGGAGCGCGTGATTCAGTTCCGGGTGCCCTGGGTGGATGACCAAGGCCGGGTGCAGGTGAACAGAGGTTTTCGCATCCAGATGAACTCGGCCATCGGTCCCTACAAGGGAGGGTTGCGATTTCACCCCTCCGTGAACCTGTCCATCCTGAAGTTCCTTGCCTTTGAGCAGGTCTTTAAAAACGCGCTGACCACGCTTCCCATGGGCGGCGGCAAAGGTGGGTCCGACTTTGACCCCAAGGGGAAATCCGACTTTGAGGTGATGCGGTTCTGCCAGAGCTTCATGACGGAACTGTACCGCCACATCGGCCATAACACGGATGTCCCGGCAGGTGATATCGGCGTGGGAGGCCGGGAGATCGGTTATCTGTTCGGCATGTATAAAAAGCTTAAAAATGAATTTTCCGGTGTGCTCACCGGCAAGGCCCTGAACTGGGGCGGTTCCCTGATCCGGCCCGAGGCCACGGGGTACGGTTCTGTGTTCTTTGCCGATGAGATGCTGGCCACCCGGAACGACAACCTGAAAGATAAAATCTGCCTGGTGTCCGGTTCGGGCAACGTGGCCCAGTATACCACAGAGAAGATCAACCATCTGGGCGGAAAGGTGGTGACGCTCTCCGATTCATCGGGCTACATTTATGACGAGGAAGGCATTGACGAAAACCGCCTGCAGTGGATCATGTACCTTAAAAATGTAAAACGTGCCCGTATCAAAGAGTATGTGGAAAAATATCCCAAGGCCCGGTACACGCCCGTTGACGGTAGCCTGGATCACAATCCCCTGTGGGATCATAAAGCTGATTGCGCGTTTCCTTCCGCCACCCAGAACGAGATCAATGCCAAGGATGCCCAGAACCTGGTCAACAACGGTGTGTTCCTTGTGTGCGAAGGCGCAAATATGCCGTCAACCCCGGAAGCCATTAATATTTTCCTGGATCACAAGCTGCTCTATACCCCGGGCAAGGCATCCAATGCCGGGGGCGTGGCTGTATCCGGCCTGGAGATGTCCCAGAACTCCATGCGCATTAAATGGTCCAGGGATGAGGTCGAAGCCAAGCTCAAAGGCATCATGCAAAGCATTCACCACGCCTGCCTGGATGCGGCCGAAGAGTACGGGACGCCCGGCAACTACGTGAACGGCGCCAACATTGCTGGGTTTGTCAAGGTGGCCGACGCCATGATGGATCACGGCATTGTCTGA
- a CDS encoding PD-(D/E)XK nuclease domain-containing protein, protein MTVYRLDFPNLEVKKSFTDTVSAYLLSRRPVYERYKIDLYQCVATTDINNIRQVFHALFSAIPHDWYRKNRLAEYDGYYASIFYCYFSAIGLDVTPEDTTSHGRIDMTVRMDTKVYIFEFKVVDIDKTTGTALEQIRQKGYADKYRGNVAEIYLVGVEFDRNERNITRFEWERFA, encoded by the coding sequence ATGACGGTATACCGCCTGGATTTTCCAAACCTGGAAGTCAAAAAAAGTTTTACCGATACGGTTTCAGCCTATCTGCTGTCCAGGCGGCCTGTCTATGAACGGTATAAAATTGATTTGTATCAGTGTGTTGCAACGACAGACATAAACAATATCAGGCAGGTCTTTCATGCGCTTTTTTCCGCTATCCCCCATGACTGGTACAGGAAAAACAGGCTTGCCGAATACGATGGATACTATGCTTCTATTTTTTACTGCTATTTTTCAGCCATCGGCCTTGATGTAACCCCAGAAGACACAACCAGTCACGGCCGTATTGATATGACGGTTCGAATGGACACAAAAGTCTATATTTTTGAATTCAAAGTTGTGGACATTGACAAAACCACCGGAACAGCCCTTGAACAGATCCGGCAAAAGGGCTATGCAGACAAATATCGTGGAAACGTGGCCGAAATTTACCTGGTCGGCGTGGAATTTGACCGGAACGAGCGCAACATCACCCGGTTTGAATGGGAGCGTTTTGCCTGA